A genomic stretch from Erysipelothrix sp. HDW6C includes:
- a CDS encoding mannitol dehydrogenase family protein: MKLTDKGLSEDRSQWEAHHVNLPAFDVQAVRTRTYNEPTWLHFGAGNLFRAYPSVLQQTLLNKGITDKGIIVAEGFDYEIIDEIFAKNDNNSLSVTLKGDGTTEMNVISSVTESLRIDQTNRHDYERLIEIFKQPSLQMVSFTITEKGYNVHKADGSFFDDVANDVTHDITLANSYIGKLVSLLHERFKAGAFPLTLVSMDNCSHNGTRLYEAVTTLADAWHANEFVDAAFIAYIKDSEKVAYPWSMIDKITPRPDDSIKDQLAAMGFTDSAPIVTKRGSYVAPFVNAEETEYLVIEDIFTNGRPPLEKAGVIFSTRETVDKVEKMKVCTCLNPLHTALAIFGCVLSYDKISEEMKDEDLVALIKKVGYVEGLPVVVNPGIIDPKLFIDEVINVRFPNPFMPDTPQRIATDTSQKLSIRFLETVKAYVASPTLDVNSLEAIPFVLAGWCRYLMGINDDGQPFEISNDPLLSEVQPHVSMVKLGEAKDYAEILKPILLNRAVFSIDLYEAGLAPKIVDYFTAMVSGPGAVRETLRKLVK, from the coding sequence ATGAAACTAACGGATAAAGGATTAAGCGAAGATCGCTCACAATGGGAAGCACATCATGTAAACCTTCCTGCATTTGATGTTCAAGCAGTAAGAACACGTACCTATAATGAACCAACATGGTTGCATTTTGGTGCTGGGAATCTCTTTAGAGCATATCCAAGTGTGTTACAACAAACACTCTTAAACAAAGGAATTACAGATAAAGGAATCATTGTTGCGGAAGGATTTGATTATGAAATCATTGATGAAATATTCGCAAAGAATGATAACAATAGCTTATCGGTTACATTAAAAGGTGATGGCACAACGGAAATGAATGTGATATCCAGTGTCACTGAATCCTTGCGTATTGATCAAACAAATCGTCATGATTATGAACGCTTGATTGAGATATTCAAACAACCTAGCCTACAAATGGTCAGTTTTACAATTACTGAAAAAGGCTATAATGTGCATAAGGCAGATGGATCATTTTTTGATGATGTAGCCAATGATGTAACGCATGATATTACACTTGCAAACAGCTATATTGGAAAACTTGTCAGCCTCCTACACGAGCGATTTAAAGCAGGGGCATTCCCTTTAACTCTCGTAAGTATGGACAATTGCTCGCATAACGGAACCCGTCTTTATGAAGCAGTAACGACACTTGCGGATGCATGGCATGCTAATGAATTTGTAGATGCAGCATTTATTGCTTACATAAAAGACAGTGAAAAAGTTGCATACCCATGGTCAATGATCGACAAGATTACACCCCGTCCTGATGATTCAATCAAGGATCAACTTGCAGCTATGGGATTTACGGATAGTGCACCAATCGTTACCAAGCGTGGTAGCTATGTTGCGCCGTTTGTAAACGCAGAAGAAACAGAATACTTGGTCATTGAAGACATCTTTACGAATGGTCGTCCACCACTTGAAAAAGCCGGTGTGATTTTCTCAACACGAGAAACGGTTGATAAGGTAGAAAAAATGAAAGTATGTACATGCCTTAATCCATTACATACAGCACTCGCAATCTTTGGGTGTGTTTTATCTTACGATAAAATTTCCGAGGAAATGAAGGATGAAGACCTTGTTGCACTGATCAAGAAAGTGGGCTATGTCGAGGGATTGCCAGTTGTGGTAAACCCAGGCATTATCGATCCAAAATTATTTATTGACGAAGTTATCAATGTCCGCTTCCCAAATCCATTTATGCCAGATACACCTCAACGAATTGCAACAGACACATCGCAGAAACTTTCAATTCGATTCTTAGAGACAGTTAAAGCATATGTTGCAAGCCCAACATTGGATGTAAACAGTTTGGAAGCAATTCCCTTTGTACTTGCAGGGTGGTGCCGCTATTTAATGGGTATCAATGATGATGGACAACCTTTTGAAATCAGTAATGATCCCTTGTTGAGTGAAGTTCAACCACACGTAAGTATGGTTAAACTTGGTGAAGCGAAAGATTACGCTGAAATACTAAAACCCATTCTATTAAACCGTGCTGTATTCTCAATTGATCTCTACGAAGCAGGACTCGCACCAAAAATTGTTGACTACTTTACTGCAATGGTTTCGGGACCAGGTGCCGTTCGTGAGACACTTAGAAAGTTAGTGAAATAA
- a CDS encoding tagaturonate epimerase family protein — protein MIEQLKKQLEVLEFKLYEPSIQTVDETVYALADGEDRLLVVWGSHASDAFDALIRTSLDDKPLILCHLNHENYCLLGHVFPWIRPQSRGSHRYSMGLGDRLGIATQAHINLFKDHDVFPIFAQQSIRELTLTSRTINDVIESAAWSVFAEGFTKGYGADGDHLKHPHEVEYALESGCSMITLDCSEYINNHVMSLSNSELVELYETLDATQRLAYEARYLDTSFDLGTTVVTFTKESLMQSVLIYAKAIDFSHMIYEKQIVGRPIDFEISIDETDVPTTPENHFFYGNELKIRNVIVSTMAPRFCGEFQKGIDYIGDIEQFAVEYRIHEAIAEYFGYTVSVHSGSDKFSVFPTVGTVSKRGWHVKTAGTNWLEALRVIALCEPKLMIEIYDFALENLDKAKAYYHINATREMGIALETVSATNAESLLNDDMTRQILHVTYGLILSEKRDGNAVFKDRIYDVLNTNFAVYQTVLNKHIGKHVSLLGR, from the coding sequence ATGATTGAACAACTTAAAAAACAACTTGAGGTTCTAGAGTTTAAACTTTACGAACCGTCAATTCAAACTGTAGATGAAACTGTATATGCCCTTGCAGACGGTGAAGACCGTTTGCTTGTGGTATGGGGTTCTCATGCAAGTGATGCGTTCGATGCACTCATCCGTACATCTCTTGACGATAAACCGTTGATACTGTGTCATTTGAATCACGAAAACTATTGTCTCTTAGGTCACGTATTTCCTTGGATTCGTCCACAAAGTCGAGGCAGTCATCGATACTCAATGGGATTGGGAGATCGTTTGGGCATTGCAACACAAGCCCACATTAATCTTTTCAAAGACCATGATGTATTCCCAATCTTTGCCCAACAATCAATTCGTGAACTCACACTGACATCGCGTACCATTAATGATGTCATCGAATCTGCAGCTTGGTCAGTATTTGCAGAAGGCTTCACGAAAGGATATGGAGCAGATGGGGATCACTTAAAACATCCTCACGAAGTCGAATATGCACTCGAATCGGGATGTTCCATGATTACCCTTGACTGTTCAGAGTACATTAACAACCATGTGATGTCCCTCAGCAACAGTGAACTTGTAGAACTTTATGAAACCTTAGATGCAACACAACGTTTAGCATATGAAGCGCGTTATTTGGATACATCTTTTGATTTGGGTACAACAGTTGTAACTTTTACAAAAGAATCCCTAATGCAATCGGTTCTCATCTATGCTAAAGCAATTGATTTCTCACACATGATTTATGAAAAGCAAATTGTTGGTCGTCCCATTGATTTTGAAATATCGATTGATGAAACGGATGTTCCAACAACACCAGAAAACCATTTCTTTTATGGCAATGAGCTGAAAATTAGGAATGTTATTGTCTCAACAATGGCACCTCGTTTCTGTGGTGAGTTCCAAAAGGGAATTGATTATATTGGTGATATTGAACAGTTCGCAGTTGAATATCGTATCCATGAAGCAATTGCTGAATACTTTGGATACACCGTAAGTGTACACTCAGGAAGTGATAAGTTCTCGGTTTTCCCAACTGTGGGTACCGTGTCAAAACGCGGATGGCATGTTAAAACGGCAGGAACAAATTGGCTCGAAGCACTCCGTGTTATCGCGCTATGTGAGCCAAAACTCATGATTGAAATCTATGACTTTGCTCTCGAAAATCTGGACAAAGCCAAGGCGTATTACCATATTAATGCAACACGTGAGATGGGAATTGCGTTAGAAACAGTCAGTGCAACCAACGCAGAATCACTCTTAAATGATGACATGACGCGTCAAATCTTACATGTCACTTATGGTCTTATCTTAAGTGAGAAACGTGATGGAAACGCTGTATTCAAAGACCGAATTTATGATGTACTCAACACGAATTTCGCAGTTTATCAAACGGTGTTAAATAAACACATTGGTAAACATGTTTCATTATTGGGACGATAA
- the uxaC gene encoding glucuronate isomerase, which produces MFLNDDFLLTTDVAKTLFHDYAKKQPIVDYHCHLSPQEIYEDKNFSTITEAWLYGDHYKWRLMRANGIDESLITGNGSDYDKFMAWAKTLPHAIGNPLYAWTHLELKRFFGIDTILNEETADAIWHEANTKLLEKKMSRRNLIRNSNVKVICTTDDPIDDLHYHELIAQDENEFRVLPTFRPDKALNIHHDSFNTWLKALEAVVGYSIDTHQKLLDALEQRVSFFHEMQCRLSDHALDTVYFAKSDTQTLDAILIKARTGESISTDDVAQHMTSVLLHLFKCYHDRKWTMQLHMHAFRNVNTAQLKKLGPDTGYDGINDALLMKPLSSLLDAAEQNDALPRTILYSLNSKDYDVLLAMMASFQKDSVMKIQLGSGWWFNDTRSGMRKQISSLAEHSLLGHFVGMLTDSRSFLSYTRHEYFRRVLCELVGEWVDRGELPDDMSVLGSIINKIAYTNANELFQ; this is translated from the coding sequence ATGTTTTTAAATGATGATTTTTTACTCACAACGGATGTGGCAAAAACTTTATTTCATGATTACGCAAAGAAACAGCCTATTGTTGACTACCATTGCCACTTAAGTCCTCAAGAAATTTATGAAGATAAAAACTTTTCGACAATCACTGAAGCGTGGCTTTATGGTGATCATTACAAATGGCGTCTAATGCGTGCAAATGGTATTGATGAATCACTCATCACAGGGAATGGTTCAGATTATGATAAGTTTATGGCCTGGGCGAAAACATTACCCCATGCGATTGGGAATCCACTTTATGCATGGACCCATTTGGAGTTAAAGCGATTCTTTGGAATCGACACAATTCTCAATGAAGAAACAGCAGATGCGATTTGGCATGAGGCCAATACCAAACTTCTTGAAAAGAAGATGAGCCGTCGTAATTTGATTCGTAATTCAAATGTCAAAGTCATCTGTACAACAGATGACCCAATTGATGATTTGCATTACCATGAGCTCATTGCTCAAGATGAAAATGAATTTCGTGTACTACCTACTTTCCGTCCCGACAAGGCGCTAAATATTCATCATGACTCATTTAATACATGGTTGAAGGCTTTAGAAGCTGTGGTTGGATATTCAATTGATACGCACCAAAAACTCTTGGATGCCTTAGAGCAGCGTGTATCATTCTTTCATGAGATGCAATGCCGACTTTCAGATCACGCATTGGATACGGTATATTTTGCAAAGTCTGATACTCAAACACTCGATGCAATCTTGATTAAAGCACGTACAGGTGAATCCATCAGTACGGATGATGTTGCCCAACACATGACCAGTGTCTTGTTGCATTTATTCAAATGTTATCATGATCGTAAATGGACGATGCAATTACACATGCATGCCTTCCGAAATGTGAATACAGCACAATTGAAAAAACTGGGTCCCGATACGGGCTATGATGGCATTAACGATGCTTTATTAATGAAACCATTATCATCCTTGTTGGATGCAGCAGAACAAAATGATGCATTACCGCGTACAATCCTCTATTCTTTGAATTCAAAAGACTATGATGTGTTATTGGCCATGATGGCAAGCTTTCAAAAAGACAGCGTTATGAAGATTCAATTGGGTTCGGGTTGGTGGTTTAACGATACCCGTTCAGGAATGCGCAAACAGATTTCAAGCTTGGCAGAGCATAGCCTCTTGGGTCATTTTGTAGGGATGTTAACGGACTCGCGCAGTTTTCTTTCATACACACGCCACGAATATTTCCGTCGTGTTTTGTGTGAACTTGTTGGGGAATGGGTTGATCGTGGTGAACTTCCTGATGACATGTCAGTGTTGGGTTCAATCATAAACAAAATTGCATACACCAACGCGAATGAACTATTTCAATAA
- a CDS encoding LacI family DNA-binding transcriptional regulator, giving the protein MNPKLGSKVTINEVAERAGVSKTTVSRYINGKYESMSVATRENLEMIIRELDYRPSKTAQRLKADKTGIVGCVIADIRSSFSTNLVKGINDVCAARDYQVLFANTDNDPINEQKSIVSLLDNKLDGLIVNTTGSNDEFLIDLDAQGVPIVMADRYLENDQILDIVTSTNYVSSFECVKFLKDQGYDKVYFVSQTMGNNRNRLIRHQAYCDAMQSYFGMDGNTSSYFICGEDCDGEENQVLDILKDIQAQNEHNNVCIFAVNGTVLLELVKTMKENDYQIGKDFGLCGFDDWEWASLIDPGITTIRQDTYMTGVLSANILIDRIENKDNGDKRLVELPTEIIKRNSTTILE; this is encoded by the coding sequence ATGAATCCAAAATTAGGAAGCAAAGTTACAATTAATGAAGTCGCAGAACGCGCCGGTGTTTCCAAAACAACCGTTTCTCGGTATATCAATGGCAAGTATGAGTCGATGTCGGTAGCAACACGTGAGAATCTTGAAATGATTATTCGTGAGCTTGACTACCGTCCAAGTAAAACGGCACAACGGCTGAAAGCAGATAAAACAGGGATTGTAGGTTGTGTTATTGCGGATATCCGTAGTAGTTTCTCAACAAATCTTGTCAAAGGAATCAACGATGTTTGTGCAGCACGGGACTACCAAGTGCTGTTTGCAAACACCGACAATGATCCCATAAATGAACAAAAGAGTATTGTCTCGCTTCTTGATAATAAGTTAGACGGACTCATTGTGAATACAACAGGAAGCAATGATGAATTTCTGATTGACCTTGATGCACAAGGGGTTCCCATTGTCATGGCGGACCGCTACCTTGAAAATGACCAAATCTTGGACATCGTTACTTCAACGAATTATGTGTCATCTTTTGAGTGTGTCAAATTTTTAAAAGATCAGGGTTATGATAAGGTCTACTTTGTTTCACAGACAATGGGAAACAATCGAAACCGTCTGATCCGTCATCAAGCCTATTGTGATGCCATGCAGTCTTACTTTGGAATGGATGGCAACACGAGCTCTTACTTCATATGTGGAGAAGACTGTGATGGTGAAGAAAACCAAGTCTTGGATATTCTTAAAGACATTCAAGCACAAAACGAACATAACAATGTTTGCATCTTTGCCGTAAATGGAACGGTACTATTAGAACTTGTAAAAACGATGAAAGAGAATGACTACCAAATTGGAAAAGACTTTGGTTTGTGTGGGTTTGACGATTGGGAATGGGCATCATTAATTGATCCTGGGATTACAACGATACGTCAAGATACATACATGACTGGAGTATTATCCGCAAATATTCTCATTGATCGTATTGAAAATAAAGACAATGGAGATAAACGATTGGTTGAACTTCCAACAGAAATAATCAAGAGGAATTCCACAACCATTCTAGAATAG